The DNA window ATTAGTGGAGTTATCAAAATGGATTTTAAATGTCAGTGATGGTAAGATATCTGAACCAAATGATGGATTGGTGGACATAGAGATTCCTCAAGATTTATTGATTACCAATTATGAAGAACCTATCAAAGCTATTGCTGAAAATACATATCCCAATTTGGTTAATGTATTCCAAGATGTTGCATATCTACAAGGAAAAGCAATTCTTGCCTCAACCATTGAAGTTGTGGATAAGATCAATCATTATGTATTGGACCTTATACCAGGTAataattatttattctttttttagtGCATGGGAAAAAGAATATGCAGCCTATGATTTTGAATTTACTAATGTTCGtatctttttgttgatttttttaggTGAAGAAAAAGAGTATCTTAGTTACGATTTAATCGATAGAACTGATACGAGTTATACCGAAGCTTATGAAGTGCTAACTCCAGAATTTCTTAGCAAATTAAGAACATCAGGTTTACCAAATCATAGAATCAAATTGAAAATTGGTACTCCCATTATGCTGATGAGAAATTTGGACCAATCAGATGGTTTGTGTAATGGAACAAGATTGATTGTCACAAGATTGGCCAATCATGTCATTAAGGCAAAAATTATTTCGGGCAAGAACATAGGTAACGTTTTTTACATTCCTCGAATGTCTATGTCACCTTCAGAGTCACCGTGGCCATTTAAGTTGATTAGGAGACAATTTCGAATTATTGTCTCTTACGCAATGACAATTAATAAGTCTCAAGGCCAGTCTCTTGATAGTGTTGGTTTGTACTTGCCTTCTCCCGTGTTTAGTCATGGACAACTTTATGTTGCAGTCTCAAGAGTTACTACAAAAAGTGGTCTTAAAATCTTAATATACGACAAAGAGAATGTTCCGTGCTCCACTACCACAAATGTTGTATACAAGGAGGTTTTCCAATCACTTTGTTAGATGGTAAGCTTATTCTTCTTTTCCATCTTTGTAACTGTATATGAAACACACAATATTTATATGCCTTAAATTTTATTCTTAACCATATATTGTTTTATACATTTTATAATGTAGGTATACGATGCATGTTGTTGGCTGGTTGCAATCATACAAGAAGATAGCATCTGATATTTATACCAGCAaatatgtttattgtttttatttgaagACATAAAAAATTGAATGTATTAATAGCTTTTTCATTGTTTTGCCGTTCTGTGTCATGTGTTtaacatttattaatatttactaAAACTTGGAAAACACTTTGGCTAAATATATGTCGTTAATTTATATAAGGGAACATTACAAGTGATAGACTGATTCATGTAATATGATCCcgaccagacccgtgcgatagcacgagtTTCCTActagtattaaaataaaaaaataaactaagAAAACATGACAACCCAGTAGTTACATAGGCACGTGTCAATTTAGCACCGTTGGTCACAATGACCTTTAAAAAGAAAAAGGCACATGTCAATTTAGCACTGTTgcctttaaaaagaaaaataaattaaaaaattctcTAACTTAATGATCACAAAACTATTTAAatctatattattttattatctaAATAAAATGttgatgatttttttaaataattatttgtatttgatttttaaattaatgaaaatcTTAATAATATTTAGAAAAAAATGGATATGCACTAagtgtgtaaaatatttttacactgtcaaccaatcacaatcatgtattcaattaaaatataattttaatttaaaaaaactaatatgccGTAACACGTgtaaattttttgattaattgTATGTATAAAGGTAATTTATTGTCAGcacactacctttaaactcttatatttattaataaaaaatatctcaATTTATCGATATGAACAACAAAATCTTTAAAATATAAAACATGATCGACTTCATTTAACAAAAATGACGAAATGAACATTCAACAAATGTCGTAATAAAAGTGAGTAAAAAAATATCTCAATTTATCGAtatgaacaacaaaatatttaaaatataaaacatgATCGAGTTCATTTAACAAAAATGACGAAATGAACATTCAACAAcaaatatcataataataatagtgaGTAAAGAAAATCTTAAAGTAAAATTACTTTTCTGATCCACTTAATAACAAAACCATACTATAAAC is part of the Vicia villosa cultivar HV-30 ecotype Madison, WI linkage group LG2, Vvil1.0, whole genome shotgun sequence genome and encodes:
- the LOC131649232 gene encoding uncharacterized protein LOC131649232, which gives rise to MAHKNCFEALYRTLKDVMTKKGLGNKIFGGKVVVFGGDFRQILPIVPRAGRSDIVHASICSSYIWDYCQVLTLTKNMRLQQGSDSTSSKELVELSKWILNVSDGKISEPNDGLVDIEIPQDLLITNYEEPIKAIAENTYPNLVNVFQDVAYLQGKAILASTIEVVDKINHYVLDLIPGEEKEYLSYDLIDRTDTSYTEAYEVLTPEFLSKLRTSGLPNHRIKLKIGTPIMLMRNLDQSDGLCNGTRLIVTRLANHVIKAKIISGKNIGNVFYIPRMSMSPSESPWPFKLIRRQFRIIVSYAMTINKSQGQSLDSVGLYLPSPVFSHGQLYVAVSRVTTKSGLKILIYDKENVPCSTTTNVVYKEVFQSLC